The DNA region tgacccaatcaaaaaatgggccaaagaactaaatagacatttctccaaaaagacatacagatggctaacaaacacatgaaaagatgctcaacatcactcattatcagagaaatgcaaatcaagaccactctgaggtaccatttcaccccagtcagaatggctgcgattcaaaagtctacaaataataaatgttggagagggtgtggagaaaagggaaccctcttacactgttggtgggaatgcaaactagtacagccactatggagaacagtgtggagattccttaaaaaactggaaataaaactgccttatgatccagcaatcccactgctgggcatacacactgaggaaaccagaagggaaagagacacgtgtaccccaatgttcatcgcagcactgtttataatagccaggacatggaagcaacctagatgtccatcagcagatgaatggataagaaagctgtggtacatatacacaatggagtattactcagccattaaaaagaatacatttgaatcagttctaatgaggtggatgaaactggagcctgttatacagagtgaagtaagccagaaggaaaaacaccaatacagtatactaacgcatatatatggaatttagaaagatgataacaataaccctgtgtacaagacagcaaaagagacactgatgtatggaacagtcttatggactctgtgggagagggagagggtgggaagatttgggagaatggcattgaaacatgcaaaatgtcatgtatgaaatgagatgccagtccaggttcaatgcacgatactggatgcttggggctagtgcactgggacgacccagagggatggtatggggagggaggagggagaagggttcaggaaggggagcacatgtatacctgtgatggattcattttgatatttagcaaaactaatacaattatgtaaagtttaaaaataaaataaaatttaaaaaaaaaataaatcaatgaaaagtgGTTTTGATTTCTTACTTTTTCATTGAAACACTCAAAACATGTCTTCGaatttctattaaaatgaaatatttgaattgaATCAAATCCCccattcctattttttaaataaatggtggGTTTATAACTATATATGTTCCTGCATTATCAAAACATTTCTGATAGAAGAGAACTTTTTTCACTTAGAGGATGAAAATCAAATCCTGCTTATAACATTACACATGTGATGACTTGAGTGTTCTTTGCCATATGCTAACTCCTTTATCCATATATTTCTAATCTTTTTTCTCCTCCATTTCCTGTATATTTTCAGTGCCAAGCACCTTCAGACACATTTTTACCATAACACAACATCTGGTACTTCACTCTGGGTTGAAATGCTGAGTGATATGACACTATGGATAGAAGGCACATTCCTGGAAGTCATTCCTGCATCAGGACAACTACCAATAACTTAACTATACTCAAAAGCAACTGTGAACAACATAAATCCAAACACTATCATCCTACCAAACTCAGTCTATCCCCAACTCAACTTTGCCTTAGATCTAAAATTATCCACTGACATTTCAACAGTACACATCACAAGGGGAAACTGAGCTGAGGAAGTCatagaggagagagacagaagtcacaacagattaaataaaataaaatttaaaaaaaaaaaagaagaagaagttacggaactttcctggtggtccaatggctaagactctgcatttccaatgcagacccgggttcaatctctggtcagagaactagatcccacatgctgcaactaagacaggGTACAGCCAAATcagtaaatattaagaaaagaagttacaacagatTGCAGTTAAAATATATCACTATgcaatttttgtaaaaatatatgaCCAGAGGAACACAATTGCTAGAATTTTCTGGCCCTTTTAAGGAGTCCATGCAAGTGAATGGTAAGCATCACAGTAAATCTACCTCCAAGTTTAAGCTTCACAGGTATCTTCCTCTAAGTAGACACTGTAGTTATACTAGTTGCACAAGATAAGGAAACAAAACTCAGAGATGTTGAACAACTTTCCCTAGGTAACACAGCTACAGAATAACACACTTGAGCTTTCAACACTAGAGCCCGTATTTTTATTCTGTACAGGATTAATTCTCCCTCTGATAATGTGAGTTTAGAGAAAGTAGGAAGATGGGAACAGACAAGGAAGGGAgctctctggcagtccagtggttaggattctgtgttttcactgccctGGCACTGGTTCGATCCAGATTTAGTATGTTTTCTCTGGGCAGGGATAGAAATTCACCTTTCTTGTCTTGCCTCAGAGTTATACCAACTCTAGCAGTGTGCCATCACTTAATCCCCAGGCATCTTGATCATCCCACCATCCTATAGGACACCACATGACCCATTATATTCATGAGACTATGCTGACAGCACCTGGAAAGAAGCAGATGGTAGGCATGGTAGATATACATTCACATCAGAGGGCAGGAGATAAGTCCCACCAAATGCAGAGACGTGTCACTCAATGAAGATTGTCTGGGGATGTCAAGTGTTAGTcccttggtcgtgtctgactctttgtgaccccgtggagcatagcccaccagtctcttctgtccatggggcttcttcaggcaagaatactggggtgggttgccatttcttcctccagggggtcttcccaatccagggactgaacccaggtcttcctgattctttactgtctgagccaccagggaagccactgtggGAATGTCAAGACATCTCCTCAAATATTAAGCACAAGCTGCCTTACCTTTTTCTCTCTACAGTAAGAAAAAGACCTCCTGAGGATCTTGGATTGGGGAAAAAACACATAATTCATACGGATGTGCTGCTTCAAACTACTTAGCAGATATCTTACAATCAGAGCATGAAAAGGCTCTCTAGCTGGTCCAGGCCTCAGTTCTGCCATTTGGACCTTCTGAACTACTCAGCAGACCCTAAGAAGCTCCGTGGCAGTGGCACTGGATCCTGTGGTAAGTCCAAGAGGCAAACCCACATTTGAGAACTAAATCCAGGTTTTGAGAACCAAGGCTTGCCCTTTGGAGCAAAGAATTATCTTATTGCAAAATAGTTCTCAGGCTCCTTATAGGCAAAAGTATATACTAAACACCTGACCACTGATCAACAAGTGACTATTGAACTGCATGCTCAGAATAGATTGGATGTAATTGTCATCCAAGACAAGGAACCTCTCAGAAACTTAGACAAAACAGCTAAATGTACTGTGGTATCTTGAAAGAGATAAAAGTATATTAGGCAAAAACTagagaaatctgaataaagtgtCAATCTTaggtaataataatgtatcagtattgGTTCACTAATTCTGACAAATATATCATACTAATTTAAGATGTTAAAAATACAGGTAACCAGATTTGGAGTATATGAGAATCATGTATATTATTTAGCTCCATCCTGACTCTTAGTCCATTTCCTTGCCCTGGAAATTCGACTGCTCTCAACTGGaccataaaacaacaaaaactctctTAGAGGGCATTTGGCAATAAGTTTTGAAAACTCAAAAAATGTGCCTATATTTTGACTTAGAAATTCTATTTCTAGAAGTTTATGATCAGAAGAATATAAAAGTACACAAGTATAATGACATCTATtcagcaatcagttcagttcagttcagttcagttgctcagtcgtgtccggctcttagcggccccatggactgcggcacgccaggcttccctgtccatcactaactcccggagtttactcaaactcatgtccgttgagtcaatgatgccatccaatcatctcatcctctgtcatccccttctcctctcgccttcaatttttcacagcatcagggtcttttcaaatgagtcagctcttcgcatcaggcggccaaagtattggagtttcagcttcaacatcagtccttccagtgaatattcaggactgatttcctttaggatgaactggttggatctccttgcagtccaagggactctcaagagtcttctccaacaccacagttcaaaagcatcaattcttcggtgatgagctttctttataacaaaaatattaaaactattctCTGCCCTGTTTCCACCCAAGTCAGACCTCCCACCTGGAGTAAAAGCGTTCATGTAGAAGCAGAGGCAACTGACAAGAAAGAGAAAGGTTTGCAGTGAGGAGTCTGAGAGGAAGAAAAGCACTGTCTCCAGAAATCGTAGCCCCAGGAGGGGGCCCTAAGCCTCTGGAAAGACCAAAAGTGCTCAAACATGGCACGAGATGGGCACAGTCACCTTCACTCCTCAGCCTCCACCCAATGCATGTCTCTCCAGCTTTGTACCTAAGAAAAAGTCAGATTAGGGCCAAAAGAACAGGCTGCAGAAGCCAAGCTCTGAGCAACATTGCACTCGAGCTGGGCAGGCTAGGGACCCCGACACACCACTCAGAGCCGGGGCTTCGTCCTCACTCTTCCTTGAAAGTCTCCAAGGATCAGGCCCTCCAACAATGGAAGAGGGTCAAGGACTCCAGAGGTATTTCTTCACGAGCCGCCTCATTGCCCCTGTGACCTCCTTGTTCCTCAGAGTGTAGACGAAAGGGTTGAACATGGGAGTGACAACCGCGTAGAAGAGGGCAAGGAtctggtccctggtctgggaggagccTGCCCCCAGCCTCATGTAGGCAACGATCCCCGTCCCAAAAAAGAGCATGACCACAAATAGGTGGGAGGAACAGGTAGAGAAGACTTTTCGACGTCCCTGGGATGTCGCGACCCCCAGGATGGTGACAAGAATACAGGCATAGGACACTATGATCAGTGAGAAGGGTGTCAGGATAAAGGCTACGGTGACGACAAGATTGCCCACTTCACCCCAAAAGGTGCTGGCGCTGGCCAGACTCAGCACAGGAAGGATGTCACACAGGAAGTGATGGATGATGTTGGTACCGTGGAAGGGCAAAGTAAAGACGAGGATGGAGTAAGTGGTGCTGGTGATGATGCCCGTGAGGTAGCAGGCACCCACCAGACACACACAGGCTCCCGGGTTCAGCAGGGTGCTATAATGCAGCGGCCGGCAGATGGCagcatagcggtcataggccatggcaGTGAGCAGGCCACATTCAGTGATGCCAAACAGTGAGAAGAAATACATCTGGGTAAAGCAGCTGGCTCGCAGGAtggtggggcaggaggagaggaggtcgGCCAGCATCCTGGGGACCACAGTCATGGTGTAGAGTATCTCCAACCCGGAGAAGTGGcgcaggaagaagtacatgggcaCGTGCAGGGCAGCGTCGGCCAGGGTGAGGAGGATGATCAGCAAGTTGCCCAGCAGGGTGACCAGGTAGACCAGAAGCACCCCCCAGAACAGAGGGCCCCAGAGGGAACCGTAACCTGAGAACCCCAGCAAAACAAATTCAGTCACTGCTGTGCCATTGCCACCTCTCGTGTCCCCAAGGCCAGACTGGAAGGGGGAGTGAAGGGGGCAGCCTGGCAACAACAGAGGCTCCAGCTGCAGCAGGGAAGGCATGTGGATAGGTCCACAAGACCCTTCCAGGGGTCAGGAGTGGATATATCAGCACCTGGATGGCTGACATTGCCCTCAGGACAGAAGGACAGAAACCAGGGGAGTTGAGGGTGATAGCAGTCCCTCCTTGAGGCTGGAACTGGAAAGACACAGAGGATTGGCTCCACTTACCAAGTTCTGGGTTCTGGGAGCAAAGAGATGGGACAGAGAGAACATCTCCCCTTTGGGAAAGCAGTGGAGGATATGGGCAGAAAGCAGGGTGCACAGACAGAATAAATAAAGCTGGCAGAAGGAGACTGGCAGAAAAATGAATccagcaggaggcagggctggagtGAGAGCAAGAGcgggagagagaaagacaagacaCAAGATCAAGGTTTCAGAGAGAAGGCAGGTGGGGCTTTTACTTGCTCCTGAGTCCGCATGGCCCTAGGTCGGCCCTCCCTGCAGCCCAGGAGTGAAGCTCAGTCCCCCAGAGCCTGATTCCCAGAGGAGAGGTGGGGATGGAAACTATCAGGGGAGGCTGAAGAGGGGGAGACGGATCTGTCTGATGACGGGGAACGAGGAAGCAGCAGCTAAGCCTCTCTAATTCCCTACAGTCGGGCCTGGGGGCTGGAGTCCACACCTCAAGGACAAAACAGATACCACAAGGCAAGAGTCTGGGATGTATCCAGGGTCCCTCAGGCAGGCCTGAATGAAACCGGGTTCAGAAATCTTGTGTTCCAGCTCCCCAGCCAGAGTCTACCTGCTGAACTGCCCAGCTCACTGCCCCGGAGGCTGCCCTCTGCCCACTGCCACAATGAGTCCCTAGGCTTCCTCTTTCCAGTGTCTAGAAACCAGGGACAGCACTTTCTCAAAATCCTTTTGTAAGACAGTGCTAAtcattcaaagaaaagaaactactAAAATAGTAACAGGTCTGACTTCTGCTTGAACTTCCCAACCCACGCCAGGCATCAACTTGCTCCCCAGCTACTGAGGAAGATGTTAGAAAGAGGAAACAGATCTCAGCTGGAATAATGTCACCaacagtgggggaggggggtaaCACAAGTGACCAGAGAGGATGCCTCAAACCCTAAGGGCTCAAATAGTAAGGACCAGAGAGAAATTCCAGTCCTTGGAAAGATATGTATCACACAACCAAGAAAGAAGCTTTCTTTGCCACTGGTTCATCTCCTGTttagagttgtgtgtgtgtgtgtgtgcgtgcgctcaGTTATTCGGTCGTGACTGACTTTTATATCTCCATGGACTATGGacttccaggctgctctgtccagggtattttccaggcaagaattctggactggCTTGTGATCTCCTCTTCCATGGTGATAGCTCACAGTGACCAATGTCGGACtggtgatctccaaagaagatttagcttcgggaccagggaccagactTGATCACTCAGGAGCTTTTGtgcagcagagttttattaaagtataaaaagggacagagaaagcttctgacagacatgagaaaggggacagagagtgccctcttgctagtcttagcaagagagttatataatttttcagttgGTTATTACGCAAATCagaagaatgtctcaaggttgtaaaggtcttaccagacccacccccgcaatatacattttaaggtaacaggATTATTCAGAAggttctcaagaaaaagaaacatgtcctccagcaggatacattgttgttatataatccttagtacagactTTAAACTGAGTTGTTGTGTAATCTTTaactctgggcttaaagaaaaaaaaaaatattttatatgactaagactaaggaatgtaggaaaaaattgtgtcttttcctcctcctcaagAGCCCCAGACCACTTTCTCCTCCTCGGGGACCCCAGAcgtcttatcaacctacctaagaattgaTTCTCTCAATGGTAGTTCAGCcgggtaaagaatccccctgcaatgcaggagaccccagttcaattcctgggtcaggaagatcccctggagaaggaaatggcaacccactctagtattcttgcctggagaatccccatggacacaggcgcctggtgggctgcagtccatagggtcacaaagaatcggacacaactgagggactcagcacagcacagcagagttCTATGAAATCCTCCTAATTCAAGGCAGTCTcttgtttatttgggttttttctattttaggttgtaatacatttatttattaaaaattcagggtttccctagtggcacaGGAGataagaatcacctgccaatgcaggcgatatAGGTTCAataggtctgggaagatcccacatgctgtggagcaactaaacctgtgccccacaaatactgagcctgagTGTATTCCAGCTACTGAAGTCattgtgcctagagcctgtgctcctcaacaggagaagccactgcaaaaagaagccctcacaccaaaacgaagagtagcccctgttgcCGCAACTAGCAAAAGCTGAGCaaaccaacaaagacccagggcagccaaaaaaataataataaattaaaaataatttttgtaaaaaataaataaaagataattatttgtttaaaaaaaaattcaagacttccttggtggtcctagggctaagagtctgccttgcaatgctgAAAACTCAGtacctggtaggggaactaaggtcccacatgccacgcagtgaagccaaaatatattaaaaaaaaaaaaattcaaacaacttAAGTAGATAGTCCACCCTCAAGGAAGGGGAGAATAATCCCCACTCTTTAAGTGTGGGCTGTACATAGAGCTTTCTGGAAAGAAGCAGTAAAAACAGTAACTTTACAGAGTAGCCTGAAAAACACCATTTCATGGTCAAGGTCAACATCAGTACCATGAAATCAGGTGATAGTGTGCACCTTTGATCTGATGTGATGTGAAAGGCACATCACCTCTTGGCTTTCCTCCTAAAACCCATAATTCCAGTCTCTTCATCAGAAAATTTCAATACAGGAACAGACTACAAAATATCTCACCGGTACTCCTTAAAGCTGTCAAGGTCATCCAAAACAAGGAACCTCTGAGAAACTAAGGAGACATAACAGCTAAATGTACTGTGGTATCCTGGAAGAGATAAAAGGACATtaggcaaaaattaaagaaatctaAATAAAACATGGATCGTAGGTAATAATGTATCACAGATAGTATACCAATTGTGACAAGTGTATCATACtaatttcagatcagatcagatcagatcagttgctcagtcgtgtctgattctttgcaaccccatgaattacagcacgccaggcctccctgtccatcaccaattcccggagttcactcagactcacgtccatcgaatcagtgatgccatccagacatctcatcctctgtcatccccttctcctcctgcccccaatccctcccagcatcacggtcttttccaatgagtcaactcttcgcatgaggtggccaaagtactggagtttcagctttagcatcattccttccaaagaaatcctagggctgatctccttcacaatggactggttggatctccttgcagtccaagggactctcaagagtcttctccaacaccacagttcaaaagcatcaattcttcagtgctcagccttcttcacagtccaactctcacatccatacgtgaccacaggaaaaaccatagccttgactagacaaacctttgttggcaaagtaatgtctctgcttttgaatatgctatctaggttggtcataactttccttccaaggagtaagcgtcttttaatttcatgttactAATACAGGAAACCAGAAGTAGGGTGTATGAGATTGCAATTTTTCTGTCAATCTAAAACTTTGCAATTTTTCTGTCAAttatctttgtaatttttctatcaacctaaaactattctaaaagaaattttttatttttataagttgaTTTATTGACATGGAAAAATATTCACAATGTATTATTAGctgataaaaagcaaaataaaaacagcaaagtgTCCATATAAAACACATATTCAGGTAAATAAATAGAGAGATAATTAAGGTAGACATACACCAAAGTATTAACAATGATACGCTTTGGATGAAATGCTCTTGGAGTGCATAAGTTACATAACTTTtgcttgtgatttttttaagtatgttGTTGACCCACTGATGacacaataataaaaatcatatatgaaacaTTGAAAAAGATGGAATTTGTTTTAACATGTTTTGGTATTATTAAGTATCTGATTTATTTTCAACCATTTATGCCTATTTATGCCtttgtaaatgtttctttttatcaatagtttaatttttttagtcaACAAATCAATGTTTCTGATTGTCAGTGCACATTTTTCACACGTGGGTCATAGAAAGGCTGTGAATAGAACACTTAGGCTGTTTTCAGATTTACGATGTTGAGCATGTCTgaaatttccaattttaaaaagttaccaaTAAAAAGCAGGAAGCAGGTGTTATAGAGTCCCATCAATGGACCCAAAAAGgcagggtttgttttgttttgtttttgagtagCAGTTTAAATATGGAAGCTGTTGAAATGAGATCACATCGCCCCCGTGTGGTCAATCTCCAAATAACGGCATTATACATGGTCCCTTCTCTGAGCTGTACGGGTGAGGAGATGGTGGAAGGAAGGTGCCTTGAAGATCTTATACTTGTTCAAACTGCAGtccacagaggagaaaactgagatctAGAAAAGCTCGTTCAGTTCACCCAAGATCGTTCAGTTGAGAGTGGAGCTGAGCGCACCTGACAGGGAGGAGCCCACTCATGTCCCAGGTAGGACGTCTCCATCTAGGCCCACAGGTAGGTCAGGTGATTTCTGCCAGACCAGATTCCCACTCCTGGAATACACCTGCTTGCTGTTCCCCTGCCTGAGAACCTTTCTCCACTTCTGAAGTTTATGTCCTGTCCGCCCTTCCAAACCAAGCACAGACACAGCTTCTCTGAGAAGTCTCTGCTGCTTCTCCCAGAAAAACTACACCCCTCAACAGCCTTCCATGCTGTGTCATCTCAGAACgtagtgacttaaaacaagaaACATTTTATAACTCATGGTTTCTGAGTCAGAAACCCGAGTGCAACTTAGCTAGGTGTCTGGGGCTCCCACAAGCCTGCGGTCAAGATGGCAACCAGGCTCCCCTTGTCCCAAGGCTGCCCTGGGAGAGGGGCTGCTCCCAGCTCACGCCTGAGCTGTTGGCAAGCATCAGGGGCTCACTGGCTGGGAACACCAGTTCCTCACCATCGATGCCAGCTTACTCCATGGGAGCTACCTCCCCTCTGAGTGACTGAGTCAGAGAGtgatggagagagggagaaagtgaaCAAGAGGAAAGTCAGCGGCTTTTTGTAATCTAATCTCAAAAGTGACACCGATTACTTTTGCTGTGCACAATCAGTTAGAAGTTGAGCCCTTAATTTTAGCTCTAACACGTCAGGGTTACAAAAAGACTGTGACAGTGATCTTGCTCAcactctccctccctcactcACTCAGAGGAAAGGCATCTGCCCTGTTGTGAGCCCCATGTAGCAAGGACCTGATGCGTCCATTTACTCAAGAGGAGGGGAAATGATGACACAAGGGCCTGGGCAGCAGGAGGTGGGCTGGCTGGGGGCCAGCCGCAGGGCAGCCTTTCACGTGCATACTGCTCTGCTACAGTAGACATTGCCTGAGCAATGCGGAGTCCAGCCCTGGGTTAAGTAATCACTTTACTTAAATCCCATCATCTGCCTAGGGAACCAGGCATCGTGATTAATTCTTTGCACTTGAGAAGGCTGAGGCTGAGACACACAATAGGTATGACTTGCCAAGGTCCCATTAGtcagtggtggagccaggatcCAAACCCAAGCCTCTGACCCCAAATGCAATGTCTTTTCTACCTTAGCTGCCTGCCCTGACCACCCTCCAAGTCAGACTCTCGGCTTCACCACTCACAAGCTGTGCGACTCTGACCTCTCAGAGACTAGGGTTTCTCATCCATAGAACAAAGACAGTCCCTACCTCACAGGATTGTCGGGAGAATTAAATAACAATACACGGTGTCTGGTGTATAATACAAGTCAGCATTTGGCCACATGAATCAGGGGAGATAGAGACAGTGAGTGAGTTCACCACCTCCATTTCCACCCTACTCTGGAAAgacaataaaatcaaaacaaaaaaagctgccCAAAAGATACCGAGATGGAAGAAAGTATGGGCCTGAAGGAAACGTGCCTTGGAAGTTTCCGCTTTGAGTGGAGAGGTGCGGGAGGACCTCTGCTCCAGCCTGGAAGACAGGAAGCAGGCTTTCTTCATCATGCCCTGTGGCCTTTCTCAGAACAACATTTTTTTATTCAGGTGAAAATAGAAATAGTTTGATTGCAGTATCTGGAGTGTGTGTGGATGGAAGGACATGAGGAGagtcaaggagagagaaaaagaactgaagaagaatatgaaaaagagaaatgggaTCCATGACTGTCAGTCAACCCCACAAAGATTAGAAAATGAAACTGGTCTCAAGTTGCAGCTGAAAACATTAGGTTAGACCCAGAAAGAGGCTTCCCTGCTATGTCAGAAGGTAAAGAaggcacctgcaatgcaggagaccccagttcgatccctgggtagggaagatcccctggagaagggaatgacaacccactccagtattcttgcctggagaatcccat from Bos mutus isolate GX-2022 chromosome 5, NWIPB_WYAK_1.1, whole genome shotgun sequence includes:
- the LOC102283908 gene encoding olfactory receptor 10P22, which codes for MPSLLQLEPLLLPGCPLHSPFQSGLGDTRGGNGTAVTEFVLLGFSGYGSLWGPLFWGVLLVYLVTLLGNLLIILLTLADAALHVPMYFFLRHFSGLEILYTMTVVPRMLADLLSSCPTILRASCFTQMYFFSLFGITECGLLTAMAYDRYAAICRPLHYSTLLNPGACVCLVGACYLTGIITSTTYSILVFTLPFHGTNIIHHFLCDILPVLSLASASTFWGEVGNLVVTVAFILTPFSLIIVSYACILVTILGVATSQGRRKVFSTCSSHLFVVMLFFGTGIVAYMRLGAGSSQTRDQILALFYAVVTPMFNPFVYTLRNKEVTGAMRRLVKKYLWSP